The candidate division Zixibacteria bacterium HGW-Zixibacteria-1 DNA segment GAGATCTCACCGGTCAGTCGGCCCGGCGCAGAATCGGTCAGTTGCTGGATTTGGTCAACCTTGGTGAGGCCCGGAAGCGGCGCCTTGGTTCTCTTTCCGGAGGAATGAAACAGCGGGTGGGAATAGCCCAGGCATTGCTTAACGATCCTGAGTTGCTGATAGTCGATGAACCGACTGCCGGTCTGGACCCGGAAGAACGGATACGCTTCCGAAACCTTCTCTCGGAACTGTCCGTCAACCGCATAGTGATATTGTCTTCGCACATCGTCTCCGATCTCGAAGCGGCCGCAACCTCGATCGCCATTATAAACAAGGGGCGACTTCTCGTGCATGCCACTCCGGAGGAGTTGCTCCGGTCAGTGGTGGGAAAGGTCTGGGAAGTCGTCATTGCCAGTTCTGATTTGACCGACCTGAAACAGACGCACATTGTAGGCAGTACGACCAGGACCATTGAAGGTGTCCGAGTGCGGGTGGTAGGGAAGGGGGCGCCGGCGGCTTCAGCTCAACAGGTGACGCCGACTCTCGAAGATGCATATCTCTGGCTGCTCAATGAGCATGGGCGCGGACGGCAAGATGGATAGTCTGCGGATTCTCTTTCAGTTGAGCCTCGCCGATTTCCGGGAGCGAACCCGGAGATATAGTTTCCTCGTCACAATGATCGGTGTGATGTTTTTCGGATACCTGGTGATCACCGGCCAGTACACGATTCAGTTCGGAGAATATAAAAGCGTGTATAACTCGGCCTGGGCGGGGAGCCTGATGGCCGCCTGCAGCACTATCGTGATGACGATTATAGGGTTCTATCTGGTCAGGGGTTCGATCAAACGCGATCGTCTGACGGAAGTGGGACAGATTATTGCTGCCACCCGGATGAGTGGGCGCGTCTATATTGCTTCAAAACTCGTGAGCAACATCGCGGCTCTGTGGTCGATGGTCGCGTCCCTGGCTGTCCTGGCTTTCATCACGTTGTTGATCAGAAATGACACAAGTGAAATCAGCCTGTGGGCCTTCATAAAACCGTTTATTATCATTTCTCTGCCGGCGTCGATTTTCGTGGCCTCGGCAGCAGTCCTTTTCGACACTGTTCGATGGCTTAGAGGAAGCGCGGGTAACATTATCTACTTGTTCCTGGCCGAGAGTTGCGTCTTACTGGGGATGCTTGCGGTGCCGTTTCTTGATCTTGCATCGGTTGCAGTCTTTACGGATAGCGCGCGGGCGGCCGCTGGGAGAGCGTTTCCCGGTGAGACGATCGGACTGTTGATGGGCTTTGTCGGCTTCGACCCGGAAATGCACTTTGACCTGGTCAAGACTTTTCCATGGACAGGAATCGAGTGGACGATCGGCATGCTTCTGCTGCGACTGCACTGGATAGCTATGGCGTTTATGGTGACCGGCATAACTATCCTGATGTTTGATCGCTTTGATCCGGCAAAGGACCGATACAAGAGGATCCGATCAAATCAGAAGGAGGCCGTTTCAGGAAACGGCCGCGGACCGAACCAAAGCGACACCGGACCGGGATATGATTCACTCTGCCTGCCCGAACGGAAATTCAGACTGATTCGAATGGTTAACGCCGAGCTGCGTCTTGCGCTCAAGGGTTTTCACTGGTTCTGGTATGCGGTTGCGGTCGGTCTGATGGCTGCCCAATGCGCGGCGCCATTCAACATTGCAAGGCTGTACTTGATTCCTGCATCTATGGTTTGGCCGCTGGTGATATGGTCATCGATGGGAACGCGTGAATCTCGTTTCGGTACTATCCAGTTGCTTGTCTCTTCGCCACGTCCGGTCATGCGTCAGTTTTCGGCCATCTGGCTGTCCGGCCTGCTGATCGCTGTAGCCTCGGCCGCCGGTATGATTTTTCGAGCGGGTATTGAAGGACAATGGTCCTATGCAGCGACACTGACGGTTGCGGCTTTCCTTGTCCCGACGGTTTCACTGGCTATGGGAACCCTGAGCGGCAGCAGGAGATTATTCGAAGTCACTTATCTGATGGTCTGGTATGTGGGATCAATTGATCATCTAACGACTTTAGATTTGCTCGGCACTATCGACGAATCGGTTAATATCACGAAGCTGGCTGTCCTGAGCCCGGTTGTAGTCGGCTCGCTTGTCATGGCATTCATAACGCGCCATCAACAGATACGTTATTGTTGATCACGTTGCGGATGAGGGGGACACGATCTGCATTAAAGTGCACTATTTGCTGAATGGTGTATTGATAATCGCCCCGATATCACTCCCCCCAGACTCTTATCGAATTCATCTTCCCAATTCGGTCAAAAAACGCGAGCATTGACAGAACGCGCTGGAAAACAATAGAATAATCCGAATGTGATGGGCTGATCGGAAAGGACATAGCAGGAGCAGGAAGATCTGCAAAGGACGATGTGAAATGGATCGTCAATGCTACTATTTTTCAATTGCTCCTTGCAGTGTAAAGTTGAATAATTATTTAATATTGTTTTGCCATACTAATTTGAGTCAAAATGAGTTAGTCTGACGTTTCCAATATCACTATTCCCATACTTAGATGAGTTTCCCTTTCACAATCCGGACTCGCTTTGCCGCGGCCTAATGTTGATTTTGATTGTCCCCGGGGCAGGAATCGGCTATATTGAAAACAGAGTAAACTTGTTTAGGACAAGTAATTATTGTATCGGCGGACTTTTGTGTAAGGAGGTCTCATATGCAAGTCTTGAGGTACACTGTTTTCGCGGCTGTATTTCTCGTGGCAATTTTATTCACACTCGCTGTCAGTTGTTCAGACGATGACAAATCGGTTACGCCCACTCGTCAATGGGGTTGGGCCCCTCTCGGGGAGGGGATGGATAGCATTTGCGAGGTTGATGCAATAATAAACTATAACGGCAATCTGATAGCCGGTGGATATTATGATAGCGCCGGCGGCAAAGTCGTCAATAATATTGCCGCCTGGAACGGCTCATCCTGGGCGTCATTGGGT contains these protein-coding regions:
- a CDS encoding ABC transporter ATP-binding protein; protein product: MNLGINHLGKRYKGNVWGLREFSLSIDSGILGLLGPNGAGKSTLMRILATVTKPTEGEASWDGHDIARSPENVRRILGYLPQDFGIYPNLNAVEFLSYLAAARDLTGQSARRRIGQLLDLVNLGEARKRRLGSLSGGMKQRVGIAQALLNDPELLIVDEPTAGLDPEERIRFRNLLSELSVNRIVILSSHIVSDLEAAATSIAIINKGRLLVHATPEELLRSVVGKVWEVVIASSDLTDLKQTHIVGSTTRTIEGVRVRVVGKGAPAASAQQVTPTLEDAYLWLLNEHGRGRQDG